One region of Pseudobdellovibrionaceae bacterium genomic DNA includes:
- a CDS encoding DNA topoisomerase VI, which yields MAKLVQVRSLNLDIPKEARVIAERMLSDLEKSKRPVLEAVKTSLDNSFYNPKVGYLTPGDKVVRTELNVSSVQKLARVVFMLEILMRNLDIGAVNTKRELYYICKGLIKGNSSLKPLDFEDQNESDSIIDFIGDMLRVYREELNCFANDRGGQTYSQQLVVTETLSDGEKATVDLSSLGTAPFQPKNKPQSLKLKAKKKIDFCLIVESEGTANTLQNMGFTRRNNCILMGATGVPSNAVRGWCKLIQEQLDVPMYFFGDLDAYTMQNIFRTLKAGSAASLIRNADFSAPSVKFLGVLPEDVKKYGLPHYKVKESDPAEARALKKAKDALENDPFFADKKNKGLSDILRWLIKEKIRCEQQSFFSVDPRDPIKTEKIILEKIKGGSYV from the coding sequence ATGGCAAAGTTGGTCCAAGTCCGCAGCCTGAACCTGGATATTCCCAAGGAGGCGCGGGTCATCGCCGAGCGCATGCTCAGCGATCTCGAAAAATCCAAGCGCCCGGTTCTCGAAGCGGTGAAAACCAGCCTCGATAACTCGTTTTACAACCCCAAAGTCGGTTACCTGACCCCCGGGGACAAGGTCGTCCGCACGGAGCTGAACGTTTCGTCGGTGCAGAAGCTCGCGCGGGTCGTCTTCATGCTCGAGATTCTGATGCGCAACCTGGACATCGGCGCGGTCAATACGAAGCGTGAGCTGTATTACATCTGTAAGGGTCTCATCAAAGGGAACTCTTCGCTGAAGCCTCTCGATTTCGAAGACCAGAACGAGTCGGACTCGATCATCGATTTCATCGGCGACATGCTGCGCGTTTACCGTGAAGAGCTGAACTGCTTCGCCAATGACCGCGGCGGTCAGACCTACTCGCAGCAGCTGGTCGTCACCGAAACGCTGTCGGATGGCGAAAAGGCGACCGTCGACTTGTCGTCGCTGGGAACCGCTCCCTTCCAGCCCAAGAACAAACCCCAGTCTTTGAAGCTGAAGGCGAAAAAGAAAATCGACTTCTGCTTGATCGTCGAGTCGGAAGGGACCGCGAATACCCTGCAAAACATGGGTTTCACGCGCCGGAACAACTGCATCCTGATGGGCGCGACGGGCGTTCCCTCCAATGCCGTGCGGGGTTGGTGTAAACTCATTCAAGAACAGCTCGATGTGCCCATGTACTTCTTCGGGGATCTCGATGCGTACACCATGCAGAACATCTTCCGGACTTTGAAGGCCGGCTCGGCGGCTTCGTTGATTCGGAATGCCGACTTCTCGGCGCCGTCGGTGAAATTTTTGGGCGTTCTGCCCGAGGACGTGAAAAAGTACGGACTGCCTCACTACAAAGTGAAGGAAAGCGATCCGGCGGAAGCCCGCGCCTTGAAAAAGGCGAAGGACGCTTTGGAAAACGATCCCTTCTTCGCGGACAAGAAAAACAAGGGCCTGTCGGACATCCTGCGCTGGCTGATCAAAGAGAAGATCCGTTGCGAGCAACAGTCCTTCTTCTCGGTCGATCCTCGCGATCCCATCAAAACCGAGAAGATCATTCTTGAAAAGATCAAGGGCGGCTCGTACGTCTAA
- a CDS encoding DNA topoisomerase VI subunit B has translation MSKITKSSTAEYFSKNLQQVGFSSPLKAVLTTLKEAVDNSLDACEQVGIPPEIWVQITKVGTGSTKNTDLIKIVVEDNGPGIDPDDLAKVFGEYLASSKFGKGQCSRGQQGIGISAATTWAQLTNAKGAFVQTKTEKMRKALKGQVDVDIKSNTGILRNKETFDWKNKDHGTRVEFTIDGRVQLNGDGGLITYLEGTVLVNPHLTLNYTLLDNEEVRIERVTTDVPDLPGATLPHPHTFKLGEFITHATLFGKVSVANFLKTGFSRVSDATLKDFVAKGLPKALLDKPLTGLKDDDYKKIFQAVQNTELMAPSTKSVLTVGEESLSKSIQRLGEVDFFSVVTRKPTICDFKPVSVEVALARFKNRNLEADEPVTLLRFANRVPLQFDKSGCAITWAIESVNWKSYGVSQPKKSLPIGPYIFAVSIVSPFIKFKNASKETIDASEELVEEIRRALMQAGQKLSRHIKRESKEADLERKLAHIEQFGPILVDVLVRLTKSSAGRKKKAEDGLRKLLGRDSDAAIADLEEAEHKLNVQKKRESKKLGNDDGDSAEVEARDVISVTPVVEVETPAADETAAPITEPSKE, from the coding sequence ATGTCGAAAATTACGAAGAGCAGTACGGCGGAATATTTCTCGAAAAACCTGCAACAGGTCGGTTTTTCGTCGCCTTTGAAGGCGGTTTTGACGACTCTAAAAGAAGCCGTTGATAACTCTTTGGATGCGTGCGAACAGGTTGGAATTCCTCCGGAAATCTGGGTTCAGATCACGAAGGTAGGCACCGGTTCGACCAAAAATACGGACCTGATTAAGATCGTCGTCGAGGACAACGGACCCGGGATCGACCCGGACGATCTTGCCAAAGTTTTCGGCGAATACCTCGCGTCGTCGAAGTTCGGGAAGGGCCAGTGCTCACGCGGTCAGCAGGGGATCGGGATCTCCGCGGCGACCACTTGGGCGCAGCTGACGAACGCCAAAGGGGCTTTCGTTCAAACTAAAACCGAAAAGATGCGCAAGGCCCTGAAGGGTCAAGTCGACGTCGACATCAAGTCGAACACCGGGATTTTGCGCAATAAAGAGACCTTCGATTGGAAGAACAAAGACCACGGAACCCGGGTCGAGTTCACGATCGACGGCCGCGTGCAATTGAACGGGGACGGGGGTTTGATCACCTATCTCGAGGGTACGGTCCTCGTGAACCCGCACCTGACTTTGAACTACACCCTTCTCGATAACGAAGAAGTCCGCATCGAGCGGGTGACGACCGACGTTCCCGATCTGCCGGGCGCGACGTTGCCCCACCCCCACACCTTCAAACTGGGTGAGTTCATCACCCACGCGACGCTGTTCGGAAAAGTCTCGGTCGCGAACTTCTTGAAGACGGGCTTTTCGCGGGTGTCGGACGCGACGCTGAAGGATTTCGTCGCGAAGGGGCTGCCGAAAGCGCTGCTCGACAAACCGCTGACGGGTTTGAAAGACGACGATTACAAAAAGATCTTCCAAGCGGTGCAAAACACCGAGCTGATGGCGCCTTCCACCAAATCGGTTCTGACCGTGGGCGAAGAGTCGCTTTCGAAGTCGATCCAGCGTTTGGGCGAGGTCGATTTCTTCTCGGTCGTGACTCGTAAACCCACCATCTGCGACTTCAAACCCGTCTCGGTGGAAGTCGCTTTGGCGCGTTTCAAAAACCGGAACCTCGAGGCCGATGAGCCCGTCACGCTTTTGCGTTTCGCGAACCGCGTGCCGCTCCAGTTCGATAAATCGGGCTGCGCGATCACCTGGGCGATTGAGTCGGTGAACTGGAAGTCCTACGGCGTTTCGCAACCGAAGAAGTCGCTCCCGATCGGGCCGTACATCTTCGCGGTGTCGATCGTGTCTCCGTTCATTAAGTTCAAAAACGCTTCGAAAGAAACCATCGACGCCTCGGAAGAGCTGGTCGAAGAGATCCGCCGTGCCCTGATGCAAGCGGGACAAAAGCTGTCCCGCCACATCAAACGCGAATCGAAAGAAGCGGATTTGGAACGTAAACTCGCCCACATTGAACAGTTCGGCCCCATCTTGGTGGACGTGCTGGTTCGACTGACGAAGTCCAGCGCCGGCCGTAAGAAAAAGGCCGAAGACGGACTCCGTAAGCTTTTGGGCCGCGACTCCGATGCCGCGATCGCGGATCTCGAAGAAGCGGAACACAAGTTGAACGTGCAGAAAAAGCGCGAGTCGAAGAAGTTGGGAAATGACGACGGCGACAGCGCCGAAGTCGAAGCCCGGGACGTGATTTCGGTGACCCCGGTCGTGGAAGTGGAAACTCCCGCGGCCGATGAGACCGCCGCTCCGATCACCGAACCCTCGAAAGAGTAA
- a CDS encoding HNH endonuclease: MTLFFTPAPEDHQRREKAKARELRASQWWRQQIGPGLCHYCKQKFPAHTLTMDHLLPVIRGGKSTKKNCVPCCKECNNRKGHRLAAEYFQELENDSTGQN; this comes from the coding sequence GTGACTCTTTTCTTCACTCCCGCTCCGGAAGACCATCAACGCCGCGAAAAAGCGAAAGCCCGTGAGCTGCGGGCCAGCCAGTGGTGGCGTCAACAGATCGGTCCCGGCCTGTGCCACTACTGCAAGCAGAAGTTCCCGGCACACACTCTGACAATGGACCATCTGCTCCCGGTCATCCGCGGGGGTAAATCCACGAAGAAAAACTGCGTCCCCTGTTGCAAGGAATGTAACAATAGAAAGGGGCATCGCCTCGCCGCCGAGTACTTCCAAGAGCTCGAAAATGACTCGACAGGGCAAAACTGA